ctgcaagcaactgcctttaaccactgatccatctctccagccctcttatttttttaCGTTAAGATACCATCTtcctaaattgcccaggctggtctcaaactcatgattacCCCATCTCAGCCTTTCAAGTATACACATCCATACTCAGCTTGTCTTTTCACTTTcttatggtatattttttataattaaaataatttttcttgccccagcatagtggcacatgcctttaatcccagcatttgggaggcagaggtaggagagttgccgtaaatttcaggccaccctgagactacatagggaattccaggtcagcctgggctagagtgaaaccctcccttgaaaaaacaaatatataataatttttccttttttctcaatttttattaacatttttcatgattataaaaaaatatcccatggtaataccctttctcccccccccactttcccctttgaaattccattcaatttttcttatgtatttatttgtaagtgtatggacacaccaaacccttgtgacatttttttttttctttctgaggtagggtctcactctggcccaggctgacctggaattcattatggagtctcagggtagcctcaaagtcatggcaatcgtcctacctctgccttctgagtactgggattaaaggcgtgtgccaccatgcccagctccatttgtTGCATCTTAcctacatgggtggcttgggaattgggaatggcaggctttgcaagcaagtgcatttagttgctgagctgtcttcccaatGCTTTGTGGtgtctttttaaaactaaaagttgtgtttctttttttatttttgaggaagtgagagaattggtgcaccagagtctcagccactgcagtcgaactccagatgcttgcaccaccattgtgcagctggcttatgtaggatctggagagtgcaacatgggtccttaggcttcatgggcaagtgccttaactgctaagccatttctccagcccaagctttatttttttaatctccctgtgtgtatatgtgtccacatcacatatatgtggaggccagaacaaCCTGAGGTGTGTCCTGGACCTTACCCTCTACCTtgcttgaggaagggtctcttgtttgccactgtgtagaccaggctagctgGCGCACCAGCTTCCGGGTATTGTCTGGTCTCTGTCTTCCATCTTGCAGTAGATgttctgggattgcagatgcttATGCTGCTGAGTGccgccttatgtgggttctggacatCCTAACTCAGATCATCAGGCTATGCAGTgagctctttacccactgagccatctctccagcactcaaaagTTTTAAACCTGGCTCAGTCTTTTATCTTTAAGTCTGATGTCAATTTTTTGTGGATACCTTTTATTttggtgctgggcgtggtggtgcacgcctttaatcctagcacttgggaggcagaggtaggaggatcgccataaggtcgaggccatcctgagactactcagtgaattccaggtcagtctgggctagcatgagaccctacctcaaaaaacaaaaacaaaacaacaacaaaaaagtggaaaTGGCAAAGATGTTAAAcacaattttagaaaagaaacaggaCCTTTACTTCCTAGCCTGTTGCAGCCTTCCTCTACCACGTCCAGTACCAGTGCAGGCTAGTGCTCCCTTGTATTCCAGGTTTTGAAGCATGTTGGATTTTATAAAATGTACTTTTTGCATATATTAAGatcatcatgtgttttttgttaaagaataaaaaatattcttgggctggagagatggcttagtggttaagcgcttgcctgtgaagcctaaggaccccagttcgaggctcgattccccacgacccacgttagccagatgcacaagggggcgcacgcgtctggagtttgtttgtagtggctggaagccctggcacgcccattctctcactctctgcctctttctctctcaaataaaaaaaatttaaaaacatattaaaaaatagtctttctttaaaatattttgtttttgcacaacaattatttatttattagagaggaaaagagagagaatgggcacaccagagcctctaggctgtgcaaacaaacaccagatgcatgcaccgccttgtgtatctgacttatgtgggttctggggagttaaacctaggcccttaggttttgcaggcaagtgccttaagtgctaagtcatctctgcagcccaagacttTTTCTTGATGGGTGTAACagttacctcgaaaaacaaaaaggaaaaagtaaaagtagATCCAAACCAGATCTACTTTAAGCCAGTCTTCAAAAAGCATTGATAGACATTCTTGGAatgaataggaaaataaaaattatcaagtAAGAAATAAGATGTAAAAGAGGACAAGATTTTTGAACTTAAAAATACAATAACTTCTAAAAATACAATAacttgactggagagatggcttagcggttaaggtgcttgcctgcaaagtcagaggacccaggttcaattctccaggacccacataagccagatgcacaaggtggcacatgtgtctgaagttcatttgcagtggctaaaggccctggtgtacccattctctttctctgcttctctgaaaaaaataaaaacaacactgaaaatatatttttaaataccataACCAGGctaggtgtgggggtgcacgactttaatctcaACACCGAAGAGCCTGAGTAGGAGGAAtgttctgagttcgaggccagcctgtgtctacacagtgatttccaggtcaccctgggctacagcaaggtcctaacacaaaacaaaccaaaaaaaattacaataaccagggttggagagatggctcagcaattaaggcacgtgcatgcaaaacttaaggacccaggctcagttgcccagtacccacataaagccagatatacaaggtggtacatgcatctgaagtttattttcagtggctagaggccctgacatgcccattttctctctgctctctcactgaaataattttttttttaatccactggATGAGCTTAATGGCAGAATAGTAATGACAAAGATAGTAAAACTTGCCAATAGTTTGGAAAAGAGTGCAGCTGAGAAATTTCTACTTGCCAGCCTGTGGCAGCCTTCCTTCACTGCACGTGGGGCCCTGTGTGGGGGCAGAGCATGCAGCACAGAGTTGCCCTGTGCGCTTGGGCAAATCCTGTCCTCATTGCGCCACAACGGCCACCTCCAGGAGAGGAAACAGAACGTCCCTGAGCTCTGGCCTGCAGGGCCTTCGTTTCTTGCTTCCTAGACAGTTTTCATTCTGCCCTTGATGGGTATATGGCCAAGTTTCAGGCTATCTTCACGTCCAGGCAAGGCAATAGAAGAACTCTTCTTGTTTGCCTGGCCCTACTTCTCATAATGACCTGAGAAGCCATCCCTGAGTCTATCCGGGGTTGATGGTTGTGATCAGTCACCCTCTCCCCCAAGTTTTCCAGCCCCCTTGCTTACTTCTGCTGTGGTACCACTACTGTACCTTCCACACCTGAACACCAGGCATTTGTTGGACAGATTAAAGAAGAGTtaggctcaggctggagagatggcttagcagttaaggtgcttgcctgggaagccaaaggacccacattcgattttccagtacccatgtaagccagatgcacaaggggccacatgtatctggagttcgtttgcagtgcctggaggccctggcgcacccattctctgttttgtcaatctctttctctgctagcaaataaataaagtttaaaaaaaataaagaggctcAATTAGAGGCTCTTATTTTGGGGCTCCTCTGTCTTCCCAATACCCGTACTTGGTCACAGTAAAGACAGTGGTTCCCCAGTCTGACAGCTCCTCCATTCCTGGACAAGCACTTTCAGCACATTTGGCCCCTATTCTGACTTCAATCCAAATGTGACTTAAAACATTACTGTGCTACAAATTCTCTAGTTATTTCCACTGGGTGGAGACACACAATGAATGTCCTCTGCTGTGTGTCCCTCTTGGATTCGCCACCTGTATGTGCTGCCCTGAGGCTTTTGGTTTTTCCTGACGTCCCAGCCTGACGTGCCTCCCCCTTGAGACACAGCTGAGTCCTTTGTGTTCCACGATTCCCACTCAGATACCTCAGGCAGATACCTTGTGCAGCCTCCAAAGTGGCTGTTCCTCTTCTACGATGgtcaatctctggttgtcaatttggACAGGATTTAGTATCaccatatgttgcagtcaggttcacattgctggtagaaatcacccgaccaagagcagcttgtggaaaaaagaggtttatctttgcttacaggttcgaggggaagctccatgatggcatgagcagagggtggtcatcaccccctggctaacatcaggtggaccatagcaacagaagagtgtgccaaacagtgggatggggaaactggctataacacccataagcccaccctcaataatacacttcctccaggaggcattaattcccaaatctccaccagctgtgaacctagcattcagaacacctaagtttatggggaacacctgaatcaaactatcacaccatagaaacaaatctctgggcatatgagggattttctagattaggtgaaATGAGCTGTGATGACCCATTGTAACTGGGTGGCACAATTCTATGGGCTGGGGGTTCTAGACTGAATAGAAATGAGGATGCTAGCAAAGCACAAGCATTCACCGCTTTCTGCTTCTTGACTGGGACACAACGTGACCAACCCTGATACATgcttttgccaccatgccttttctACCATGatgagctgtaagccaaaataaatcctttcttccttctggtcagatatttggtcacagcaacaagaaactaaCATCTCCCTAACACTTGGTGTTTTCCCCAATACTCCTGTCTAGCCTTGGTATCATCCTGCCCTGCTGGGCCCCTGCCACAGTGAAGCCTTGATTCACTAGTCAAGGGACAAAAAGTGGACACAGCTTGGGTCAAGAGAGATATGAAGCAGCAAGACTTGTATCCAGTGCTGCTAGCAGAGATGGGTTCCACCTGCCAGTCTCTAGCCAGCAGTTCTAACAACTGTGCTGTTAGGGTTCTTAGGCCAGCCTTGGGGTGCAGGGACTTTGAATGTGGTTTGAAAGGGTGGGCCTTTCCACCTACTCTTATCAAAGGCCTGGCAGGATGAGAATAGGGCTATGTCCTTCAAGTTCAAATATAGAAACTTTGGATTCCATGTTCCTCAATTGTGGCTCAGCTTCTCTCTGGGTGCCCCGATAAGGTTGGTACTCACACCCCTATAATCAATACCCAGTTCTATCCTTAGAAGGTGAGGGCTCATCAGTGATAtgaattccattttcttttccaaggcCATTTCAACTGGGCCAGGGGGTAGCCTGGCTTGGGTGAACACTCAGATAAAGACAGCCTCAGTGAGAGAAccagaaaagaaaggcagaaccttgagctggagagatggctcagcaattaaggcgcttgcctacaaagcctaacaacccaggttaaattccccagtacccgtgtaataccagatgcacaaattggcgcatgcatctggagttcctttgaagcggctgaaggctctggtacacccattctctctgtctccctttttgcttacaaataaatattaaaaattttaaataaagggctggagagatggcttagtggttaaggcatttgcctgcaaagccaaaggacctcggttcaattccccatgacccatgtaagccagatgcacaaggtggtgcatgcatcaggagttcgtctgctatggctggaggccttgggatgatagagatattgtagtactgagcactcctgttactttttcccagcactatgatgcctctgagtcatcccaggttaaattccccagtacccatggaaaaccagatgcacaaactggcacatgcatctggagttcctttgcagcggctgaaggctctggtacatccattctctgtctcccttctctgcttacaaataaatattaaaaaatttaaataaaggtctggagagatggccctagtgcacccgttctctctcactctctgtgcctgagactacatagtgaattccaggtcagcctggactagagtgagaccctacctccaaataaaAAGTCAATCTTGCCTGATGTTCCCAGCCCATGCTGCTGCCTGGTTCTGTCACTTACCAGGCCAGACCTTTCTCCCCAAAGCCACGGCCCTGCGCTCTTCCCTGGCTCTGCCACAGTGACCTTTCCTCTATCAAGGAACCCTCAGAGTCTGGCTGCCAGTCAGGTTCTTGCATGCAAGAGACAGGCATATAAACACACAACAGGCAGTGCAGCTGACCCGCAGCGCCGACAATGCACATTTACATATATACCTTAATGTAGATACTTCTCGGCATCCCTTGACACTAGATTCCTCCTTGAGAGAGTCTTGCCTCATTCTATTAAGAGTgacttgcaggctggagagatggcttagaggttaaggcacttgcctgcaagcctaaggacccaggtttgattctccagatcccatgtaagccagatgcacaaggtggcacttgcatctggagttcgtttgcaatggctaacggccctgaagcacccattctctctaagaaataaagattttttttaaaaagtgacttgagggctggagagatggtttagcgattaaggtgcttgcctgtgaagtctaaggacccaggtctcactctccaggtcccacataacctttaaccccagcacctgggaggcagaggtaggaggatcactgtgagctcaaggccacccagggactatatagagtgagctccaggtcggcctcggctagagtgagagcctaccttgaaaaaataaaaagggtgacatgaagaccaggtgtggtggcacatgcctgtaatcccagcaggcagGAAGATTGTCAGTAAAAGGCCCGCCAGGGTCacacagagagaccctatctcaaaggaggGGTGAGTGACCAGAAAGAGCGTATGGGAATATGCTGGGCACTAACCGCAGAGGTATCTTTCTCTGGCCTTAGAGCTGCCAgccctgtcccctcccccaggccTGACTTCTGCCCTTCAGTCTGGAGCTCCACCCACCCTGGCCCTGGGTGGCAGCTGCTTATGAGCATGACATTTGAGTCCAGTCATGACGGATGGTTGTGGGGGGCTATTTTTAAGTGCAGCTTCTTGGCCGGCATTCCCACTCCCGCGATTAGCCTCCTTCTTCGGCCCGCCCCCCCTGGAATGCTGATTGGCCGTTGACTagggtgggggctgggaagactgTTATAAAGTTGCAAAGGATAGGAAGATACCTGTCCCCCTCTGGTCCCCGTGTccccttccaccatggccacccaCCGCCTCGTAATGGTTCGCCACGGAGAGAGCACATGGAACCAAGAGAATCGTTTCTGCGGCTGGTTTGATGCGGAGCTGAGCGAGAAGGGGGCGGAGGAGGCCAAGCGGGGGGCCGTTGCCGTCAAAGATGCCAAGATGGAGTTCGACATCTGCTACACGTCAGTGCTGAAGCGGGCCATCCGCACCCTTTGGGCCATCCTGGAAGGCACGGACCAAATGTGGCTGCCCGTGGTGCGCACCTGGCGCCTCAATGAGAGGCACTACGGGGGCCTCACGGGCCTCAACAAGGCCGAGACGGCAGCCAAGCACGGCGAAGAGCAGGTGAAGATCTGGAGGCGTTCCTTCGACACCCCGCCACCTCCCATGGACGAGAAGCACCCCTACCACACTTCCATCAGCAAGGTGGGCCACTGGGACCGCTCCTGGGAGGCGGGGGGACCCGAAGCCTGGGGGGGGGGCGCTACGCAGGGAAGGAACAGCGGTGTCTCCGTGCTTGGGTCCTCAGGACCGGAGGTATGCAGGCCTGAAGCCCGGGGAGCTGCCCACCTGCGAGAGCCTCAAGGACACCATCGCCAGGGCCTTGCCCTTCTGGAACGAGGAGATCGCCCCCCAGATCAAAGCTGGCAAGCGAGTGCTCATTGCAGCTCACGGGAACAGCCTGCGGGGCATTGTCAAACACTTGGAAGGTAAGGGCCGTCTTCAGGGTAGGTGCAAGGCCAGAGCCTGTGAGGGTTTCAAACGCGAGCTGgagagctgacaaacactttcTGGtcccttgaggtagagtctctagcccagctggcctggacCTCATTGGGATCCTcttttctcagcctcccaagagctggcattAAAACTGTGCGCACCTGGCAAGACCGTTTCTAAAATCTTGTGCCTTTTGTTCCATTTCATTTCTGGGTATGCACAAGACCACTATGGGAGATTGTGGGTTTAGCGGGACCACCATCAGGAACAGATCTAAGGTAGGTTGAATCTTGACCACAGGCACTCAACCAAGACAGAGAAGGGCTAGAACTTGGCACACTTAACTCCGAATCCTGACATGCTGCAGGACTTTGGGGCAAACCACTGCTGCTGAGGAGCTGGAGCTCCTCCCTCTGACTCTGCCTGCAGGGTTTTCTTTAGCCAGGCTCCCTATgtaccctggctggcctcaaacatggaAATACTGCCTCAGGTCAGGTGTGTGCCCATCCCCTGCCTGCCTAAGGCACAACAGGACTCAGCTGGAGCAGGCGTCTGCCCATGTGGCACCTGCAGTTTGTGGTGCCAGGAGGCTCTGATgtactctctttcaaataaataaggagatatggagagagagagagagagagagagagagagagagagagagagtgtgtgtgtgtgtgtgtgtgtgtgtgtgtgtgtgtgtgtcctggaaggatggctcagcggttaaggcgtttgcaatTGCCTAGTACCcgcatgtagccagatgcaaagtggaacatgcatctggagttcatttgcagtggctagatgccctggcacacccattctctctttttctctctgcctggaaatAAATAGTAGGCatacatcaattttttttttaagatcctaGGCTTGTAGTGGGAGTCCCACTAAAGAGCAAGGGCTGGCAAAGGAGGGGCCTTGGTGGCCACCTGAATGTGGGGAGGCCACCAATTGTGGTCTCCAGTGTTTTTGATATTTGGTGTGTAATTAGCTTCTGGATGACCTTCAAGCCTACTGAGATCCTAGGCAGGGAGTGGAGGGTACCTCCTATATCCAGCTAAAGGCACATCATCGTAGCATGTGGACAAcacctccactctccttcatggACTTCTTACAGCACTGCCTGTCTCCTAGCAGCTCGGAAGAGGGGCACACTAGGCCTTGCAGGCCTGGGGAACATTCTCAAGTCCTCTtgcatgtgggggtggggtggcaggAACACCAAAGGTTGAGCTGCTATTCCAGGCAGGGCTGCAGGAGCAGGCAGGGTCAGGTTTCCACTCTTCGCCTGCTCAGAATTCAGCACCTCCAAACACTAAATGGCATTCTTCCTAACCCTGAACCTTAGCCTGGCAAGTTCATGTTGGGCTGAGAATAAGAATGACACCCCAAGTCTCAGCTATTCACTGAGGAGGAGTGTTCTTATCTTGCCACTGGTCTGTCTCTGTGGCCTTGCTCTAGAGATGGATTAACTTGCAGTGCCTCACTTCTGtggccccccaaaagttgaccaCTGTATGGGAAAGGGCTAAGGATGCTGTTTTTCTGGTCTAGGGATGACAGACCAGGCCATCATGGAGCTGAACCTGCCCACAGGAATCCCCATCGTGTATGAGCTGGACAATGCCCTGAAGCCTACCAAGCCTATGAGATTTCTGGGAGACGAGGAGACCGTGCGCAAAGCTATGGAAGCTGTGGCTGCCCAGGGCAAGGCAAAGTGAGGGTGGGCATGGGCAATAAAGGCACCTCTCTCTGCACTATGCCAACTtcagcatggccacacatgcgaAGGCCACACAGCCTGCCCAGCTCTCCATGTTGGTATGGGGACCCCCAAATCTACGATTACAGCTATTCCCCAAACCCACATCACCAAAGGCAGAAGCCTGGTACCCATTCCCAGCTACCAGCCAACCCTCTATAGTGTCAGCAAGCCCCTATGGCAATCCTGGAGACTTAGGGAGAAGAGCCCACGTGACCTAGCCAGTCCCCCTAAGAAGTGGGACATGAGGCCACAGTCGGGGTATGTTTCCTGACCAGCTTTCTTTAGAGATGGTTTTCAGCTATCCTTATGGACTCGGGTAGTATGCTGAGGCCCACCTCTTCGCAGAGACAAGCCTAAGGGCCAGGCAACATATGGGAAGGGCTGGGCTTGCTAACTGCCTGGGGCCAGTGACTTCCTCGTGTAGCACCAGCTCGCCAAGACTGGGAGTTAAGCCTGTCTCTCTGGCACTTCCAAGGACTCCTCAGATGCCCACACCCAGCTGATGCTAGCCATCTCTCTGCACACAAGTGCTGGACTAGAACAGAAACTGAGGAAGGCTCCAGCCTCAGTCACACCCGCTGTTTACACGTTTTGGAGGTGGGCAGTCAGGCGCGGAGATctgagcatgcatgtgcatattcaCACTCCAGGGACAAACAGAGGCAGATCCCTCTGGGGGGTTCATCCTCGTGGAAGCATTCAGGCCCTAAGTGGGACAGTTGAGAGCAATGGGTCCCACTGTGAAATCTTAAGATTTGTATCTTAAATGCAGATGGGCTGGGACAGAAAATGTGTTCCTTTTTCTGAATCTAAAAATCAGTGAGGAGACAGACACTGGGGCCAGGAGACATGAAGCGATCAACACGAAGGACACATGGTGTCTTTGACTTTTCACATATCCAGAGACAGGAGTCTGGTCATCCCACCCCTTCTTTCCATAGCACAGACACAGGGGGAGAGAAACAGATGAGGCAGCAAAGCCTCTAGTCCCTGTTGTCAAAACTGTCACTGTCTACTCTGACTTTGGTCTCTGCGAAAAGAAATTCTTCAAGTTCATGATTCCCAAGGGCCAATCTAAACACCTGCAGCCACCACACCTCAGaagccagagagagggaaaaaaggcaAATGCAGAAGGCGGCCTCCAGGTGTCCCTGCTCAGAGCCTCCCAGCTTACTGGTGGCCACTGTCCTTGGGCAGAGGTCATCCAGGGTTGGCCACAGGTGAAGCTGGCTCAAAATCCCACTGAAGTCAAGAGGCAGGCTGGTGGGGGGCCTAGAAGCTTCAGGAAGCATTTTAGGGGTCACTGGGTTATTGCTGCATCTGGGGTGAGGTGGAGCCACCCAAGCCAGAGGGAGCCATGAGACCTTGTCCTAATGGGGTCCCAAATATTAACTTTTGGGCCTCCTCTTCCAGTAATAAGGAAACTGCTTCTGGGTGGGGAGAAGACAGGCCCTCGCCTCACTCTATAAGCTCCACGTAGTTGGCAGGGAACATGCCAAAGTGGCCATCAGGCCCGTAGCCACGCCACCAGCCTTCATCAATCACCTCGATGCCAGTGATGAGGTTCTCAGGATCAAAGGAGATCTCTGTGTCATCAGCTGCAAGGAAGGCAAGCCAAGGAGCTGCATGAGGGCTGTGCCCAGCCCTTTTCCTCCCCTTGGGAGCCTGGTCCCCCTTACTCTAGAGGTCAGAACCCACTTCCTGCACTACCATCCAGCCTGAAAGAGTGATTGTGACTGCAAGACCACTTTCTAGAGCACGCTTTCCTACAAAGCACTCCTGGAAAACTGGGTAAAATGCCTCAGTCCTTTCCCTAAGGCCTCGCCTCCCCCAGTATCCATGCCTTGTTTACCTAGTCAAACCTATAGGAAATACAAGGATGGGTTCTAGAATTCCTAACAGTGAATGGTGAAAGCTAGCTGAAGCATGTAGGGAGCACAGGCAGTCCGAAATAGAAGCTCCAAAGGGGGTTCCATCCACTTTCATCTCTTCCAGACACCTCCCACCCCTGGGACTAATCCCAACAAGACTCAAACAAACATTCTTGTCCTCTAAGCTCAGGATGTGTGGCAGATGAACTGGCTGCAGGACTTACCTGCTTGGTAATCGTACAAGGCCCGGGCACACAGTCCTTGCCCACTAAGCCCCTGGCCCTGCATGTAGTGGTCAATGTGTTCAGAGCCACCACCTTGTTGCTGCACCTGTCAGAAGTGAGAGAGATGACATTACCCCAGACTCCGCCCCCTTCCAAAATTCAGGTCAAGCAAGCATCCGGGAGGGGTAAGGGGCCACAGCACACCTAAGGTTTAAACTCTTGGGCGCTAGGGACTACTGCTGCCTGACACATCTGTGGCATAGCTTTCAGCTCAAAACACAGAAGCCAAAATGGCAGCACACAAATCCCTCAGTCGTGGAATGCAAGACAATTCCTCACCCAGTCTCAACTGCACAGGGGCACTGGGCCACACACTTAGGCAAACAAGGCACACGTAGTGGTGGAGGGCCTGCCTGCCTAGCATGGCTCACAGTCTTGAAGTCTATCTCCCCCACTGCAAAACTAGTCAATCAAGAAAACCCTAGTCTGGGCATTGTGTTACAtgtcataatcccagcactcaggaggaggctgAGTAAGGAGGATctctagtttgaggccagcctgagctatatatagTAAGAGTGTttcaaaatgaacaata
This genomic interval from Jaculus jaculus isolate mJacJac1 chromosome 16, mJacJac1.mat.Y.cur, whole genome shotgun sequence contains the following:
- the Pgam2 gene encoding phosphoglycerate mutase 2 is translated as MATHRLVMVRHGESTWNQENRFCGWFDAELSEKGAEEAKRGAVAVKDAKMEFDICYTSVLKRAIRTLWAILEGTDQMWLPVVRTWRLNERHYGGLTGLNKAETAAKHGEEQVKIWRRSFDTPPPPMDEKHPYHTSISKDRRYAGLKPGELPTCESLKDTIARALPFWNEEIAPQIKAGKRVLIAAHGNSLRGIVKHLEGMTDQAIMELNLPTGIPIVYELDNALKPTKPMRFLGDEETVRKAMEAVAAQGKAK